In Neoarius graeffei isolate fNeoGra1 chromosome 17, fNeoGra1.pri, whole genome shotgun sequence, a single window of DNA contains:
- the LOC132901258 gene encoding E3 ubiquitin/ISG15 ligase TRIM25-like encodes MAEVGVSVDQFSCPVCLDLLKDPVTIPCGHSFCKVCINGCWNQEDVKGVYSCLKCRVTFTPRPVLCRNNMLAEVVEKLKKTELQAASPAHCYAGPGDVECDSCTGRKYKAVKSCLVCQASYCEAHLKPHYQSPAFKKHKLVEACAELQEKICSEHDKLIEIFCRTDQSFICYLCTMDQHRGHDTIAAKAERNEKQNELKEQQMKSQQRIQEKQKEVQELKQTVDTIKVRSEESLCFN; translated from the exons ATGGCAGAGGTTGGTGTTTCAGTGGATCAGTTCagctgtccagtgtgtctggatctcctgaaggatcctgtGACTATTCCCTGTggacacagtttctgtaaggtgtgtattaatggctgctggaatcaggaggatgtgaagggcgtctacagctgccTCAAGTGCAGAGTGACTTTCACCCCAAGGCCTGTTCTGTGCAGGAACAACATGCtggctgaagtggtggagaaactgaagaagactgaactccaagctgcttctcctgctcactgttacgctggacctggagatgtggagtgtgattcctgcactgggagaaaatacaaagccgtcaagtcctgtctggTGTGTCAGGCCTCCTATTGTGAAGCTCATCTTAAACCTCACTATCAGTCTCCTGCCTTTAAGAAGCACAAGTTAGTTGAAGCCTGTGCAGAGCTCCAAGAGAAGATTTGCTCTGAACACGACAAACTGATCGAGATCTTCTGTCGTACTGACCAAAGCttcatctgttatttgtgtacaATGGATCAGCACAGAGGCCATGATACCATTGCAGCTAAAgcagaaagaaatgaaaaacag aatgagctaaaggagcagcagatgaaatcccagcagaggatccaggagaagcagaaggaggtgcaggagctgaaacagactGTGGACACTATTAAGGTGAGGAGTGAAGAGTCGCTGTGTTTCAATTAa